A genome region from Prionailurus viverrinus isolate Anna chromosome A3, UM_Priviv_1.0, whole genome shotgun sequence includes the following:
- the NDUFAF5 gene encoding arginine-hydroxylase NDUFAF5, mitochondrial isoform X5, whose amino-acid sequence MLRLGVLCLWRRRSLVFAVPAKNLGLRKVASGVSPPGSTSPRALNIFDRDLKRKQKNWAARQPEPMKFDYLKEEVGSRIADRVYDIARKFSLALDVGCGRGYIAQHLNKETVGKFFQVDIAENALKNTVEMEIPTVSVLADEEFLPFRENTFDLVVSSLSLHWVNDLPRALEQIHYVLKPDGVFIGAMFGGDTLYELRCSLQLAETEREGGFSPHVSPFTAVNDLGHLLGRAGFNTLTVDTDEIQVNYPGMFELMEDLQGTLIRS is encoded by the exons ATGTTGCGGTTAGGCGTCCTCTGTCTGTGGCGGCGGAGATCTCTGGTGTTTGCGGTCCCTGCAAAGAACCTCGGCCTTAGAAAGGTTGCTTCCGGCGTCTCTCCCCCGGGCAGCACCTCGCCCAGAGCCCTAAATATCTTCGACCGGGatttgaagagaaaacagaagaactgGGCGGCCCGGCAGCCCGAACCCATGAAGTTTGATTATCTGAAGGAGGAG GTTGGAAGCCGGATTGCAGACCGCGTATATGACATAGCTAG aaaattttcccTTGCTTTGGATGTTGGTTGTGGAAGAGGTTACATAGCACAGCATTTGAATAAG GAAACTGTTGGAAAGTTCTTCCAAGTAGACATTGCAGAAAATGCGTTG AAAAATACCGTAGAAATGGAAATCCCTACTGTCAGTGTTTTAGCTGATGAAGAGTTCCTTCCCttcagagaaaatacatttgaccTGGTAGTTAGCAGCTTAAG TTTACACTGGGTGAATGACCTTCCTAGAGCACTTGAACAG ATTCATTATGTTTTAAAACCAGATGGAGTGTTTATTGGTGCAATGTTTGGAGGTGACACACTCTATGAACTTCGGTGTTCGTTACAGTTagcagaaacagaaagggaaggaggattTTCTCCACATGTTTCTCCTTTCACTGCTGTCAATGACCTAGGACATCTGCTTGGGAGAGCTGGCTTTAATACACTGACTGTG gatACTGATGAAATTCAAGTTAACTATCCTGGGATGTTTGAATTGATGGAAGATTTACAAG GCACTTTAATCCGATCCTGA
- the NDUFAF5 gene encoding arginine-hydroxylase NDUFAF5, mitochondrial isoform X4, whose protein sequence is MLRLGVLCLWRRRSLVFAVPAKNLGLRKVASGVSPPGSTSPRALNIFDRDLKRKQKNWAARQPEPMKFDYLKEEVGSRIADRVYDIARKFSLALDVGCGRGYIAQHLNKETVGKFFQVDIAENALKNTVEMEIPTVSVLADEEFLPFRENTFDLVVSSLSLHWVNDLPRALEQIHYVLKPDGVFIGAMFGGDTLYELRCSLQLAETEREGGFSPHVSPFTAVNDLGHLLGRAGFNTLTVDTDEIQVNYPGMFELMEDLQEWRDDGK, encoded by the exons ATGTTGCGGTTAGGCGTCCTCTGTCTGTGGCGGCGGAGATCTCTGGTGTTTGCGGTCCCTGCAAAGAACCTCGGCCTTAGAAAGGTTGCTTCCGGCGTCTCTCCCCCGGGCAGCACCTCGCCCAGAGCCCTAAATATCTTCGACCGGGatttgaagagaaaacagaagaactgGGCGGCCCGGCAGCCCGAACCCATGAAGTTTGATTATCTGAAGGAGGAG GTTGGAAGCCGGATTGCAGACCGCGTATATGACATAGCTAG aaaattttcccTTGCTTTGGATGTTGGTTGTGGAAGAGGTTACATAGCACAGCATTTGAATAAG GAAACTGTTGGAAAGTTCTTCCAAGTAGACATTGCAGAAAATGCGTTG AAAAATACCGTAGAAATGGAAATCCCTACTGTCAGTGTTTTAGCTGATGAAGAGTTCCTTCCCttcagagaaaatacatttgaccTGGTAGTTAGCAGCTTAAG TTTACACTGGGTGAATGACCTTCCTAGAGCACTTGAACAG ATTCATTATGTTTTAAAACCAGATGGAGTGTTTATTGGTGCAATGTTTGGAGGTGACACACTCTATGAACTTCGGTGTTCGTTACAGTTagcagaaacagaaagggaaggaggattTTCTCCACATGTTTCTCCTTTCACTGCTGTCAATGACCTAGGACATCTGCTTGGGAGAGCTGGCTTTAATACACTGACTGTG gatACTGATGAAATTCAAGTTAACTATCCTGGGATGTTTGAATTGATGGAAGATTTACAAG AATGGAGAGATGATGGGAAATGA